The DNA sequence ATTTAaggaataaaattaaatcagataaagataaaaatctttatttggTTTCCAACACcacaacaaaaaacaattacttaaatataaaaataatattaccaaTCCATATACAATAACATTGTTGgacttaggtatttttttttttcattttaataatgaaGCTTATTCACACAGAAATTAACACTCACATcgaattatgtaattaataatttaaaatacctttttagtagataggtaccattcaaataaaattatttattttccaaaagagtatgaaatgatatagtacctactcgtatgtgaATGTCAGAAATCAAAATCTATGATGTGAACATTATTTAGCATGCTCCAAGTCTTGACTGGTGAGTTCTGACTTTGATAAACAACACACTTGAGTTCTTTAACAAAAACACCAATGACAACTCCTACAGTTTCCTAGGTCTGCATAGCATCTAGATTCTAGCTAGGTAGGAAGTGCGAGGCCGCGGTGAAGGCAGACGGACCATTACGCTCCGCCATCATAGACAAATTATATCTACTCCCAGTTCCGCAAACTTGAGAAAGGTGGTGCTTTTAGCTTTTATAATTGTACTTTTAATGTGTGTGGTGTAGCTTCTTTGTGATTAGAGGTTGGGATTGCGTTCATGCGTTGCTTGATGGTTTGGAATTAGACTGAGAAATGGAATGGATTGTTCTAGTCGGCTGTTGTAGGATTCATCAAAATCACTAAGAATGTGCAAGcattattaagtaaaataaaccaATCAGAACCTTTTAATATTGAATCAGAATCTGAAGTGCATTTCAAAAGCACACAATCATATAAACTTAAGGGCgtaataaagaataaaaccATACATGATAAGTATCGGTAGACGAGAATGTGGTTCCATTGccctacataaaataaacgattAGATGGTATACATGATATTGAGGTAGGTTGTGAAATGGCTAACTAAGAATTACATAATGGTACCCGTCTGCAAGTGGATGAGCCTTAAGAAGACCCGTTTGACTGGTTCGCCCTTCTTGTTTAGCATCCTTAGAAATTGACAGGTTATGGTAAAAGAGGAAGTTATGCGATGGTTTTTCATATTGCGCTGCCGGGTTAAGACtgcaaaacaacaacaaattaATACGCGTCCTCAGTaacagttaaaatttaaacagaATTGTAATTGTATGGGAATTTAAAGAGTCTACATACAGGGATAACATGCTTGGAAGTTGGCAAAACGTgtaatatttaaaagtgtGCCAAATGAAATAGTCAGTATTCGTTACTGAATCCTTAAACAGTACTATTAAAGCCTTCAGGATTTACAACTACATCATGTAGAAAAAGGAGAGCGGTACCAGAAAGTGCCCTGCTGTGCAGACCTTAGTCTCATAACCCTTTTGTTTCTCAACCCAATTGTTACACCACTTGACCACAGGTCATGTAGACCACGCAACGGTTTGTCGCACTACTCCCGCCAAATGTACCATCACGGTCTAAAAACCTGTTCTACTACAATCTAAAGCACATGTAAGTAAGATACAAGAAAGTGCTCTTACGCAACGCGGTCACCCGaagtttaaaatgtaaaatggGAATTGAAATTGTAATGTAAATACTGTAAATACTGGTAATTCGGACTGGTGAAAAGGACGATGAAAGTGTTAATAGGTGAAGATTTTTGAACAAACTCAGTCTACAATCTACAAAATAATAGTAGAGTGAGTTTATGCAtgccacatatttatttatccctacatatttttttgatggATGAAAGGAATTTATTGATCATGTTGTTGTccatttttaagttttaaactagtagttttaaaaaagttctttttactaattattaaataattattatttcaatctTAATAAagtaagaataataataatatgtgttatgtaaacaatgtaatATTTTGGAGCGAGAAATGAACTAATCTAGCTATGCGTTCTGGCTAGTAAACAAAGTGACGAGGAAGTATTCAAAGATTAGGACGtggcattattataatacaagAAAGCTAAGGAACCTTGTGAAGGTCTAGAGCCTCGAGCAAGTGAAAGTGCATGCTGCAGTGAGATATGCACGCTTAAGTCGCGACTATAAATCGCAAAAGCGACTATTCTGTAACAACTATTGACAAACAGACGGACATGATCACACATTAGATGAATTTATAGAGCCAGCTTGTAGAACGCAATAGTCATAGGGCGGTTGTCAATTCTAAACATGTGCCGCTAGTGTAGGAAATTGGGTTAGTAGTAGTAGATCCTTTTTATTCGGGCTATCGCGTCGCCAGtcaaataaaacatacctacatattggGTTTTTCGTGTCGCGTCTCTATGCATTATACATTTCATAATCAGGTGCCGAATTATTAGTATTAGAACTTATTAACATAAAagttgcaaaaaataaaaagcaaatTTTATCGCTGACTTCATTAGCGATTTGTAATCCGACCACAAATTCGCCGGTTGCAAAACATGTCTGATAAATTTTAACGCTCAAACAGCGAGTGAGATAAACATCTGACGGCATTGTAAGTGTTCCAATTTTGAAAACAGTAcaattcttttgttttttctacATTGCCCTTTTCATAACGAAGCTTTTCTGCAGCTTAAGGTGTTGTTATGTCGCAATTCAGTTGTTTCGTGTTTAATGATCGGTTGTATGGATATTAATATATTGATCAGTCTGCTTTTTAATGGAAACATGAAAGATTGCTGCCTGCGGTCATGTAATAGCCGTCTGTTCTGGTAAGTAATGGTTGCTGgtgcttataataataattgtcgGTTGCGATTTCTTCTCAAAAATTCTCTGACTGGTTTAAAAAGAgtcaaattattgtttgttgagatttatttaattgaacgtaggtacttaaaaattgTATGGACTGTAATGACCTTATAACATGGACAAATTGTGTATTGTTAATAGATATACGCTAAGAATACAACATTAATGATATCTAGTGCAGTTCGCACGGTAGTTAATAATGTACGATTGTACGACTATTCATATCACGAATGAATTCACTAACTAAAGATAATGTCCAGTTAAAGGCCGGCTCATTTGTCTATGTCATAACCACTTATGGTCGACACAAAAGTGgattaaaaagtaaaagtaaacttGTCTACCGCAAGTCTGATCACTTGATAACCGGCAGTTCACCAAATGCTCTTGAATCGGCAAAACAAACAGACCTCCCTGTTACTTCAACATTTACGCAACTACATTCACTCATTGACATATCGATAATATGACGAGCACCTATGACGTGTACTTTCGATTCTCGCTCGCTTTTCGAAATCGGACATTCTCCCAGATAACTCGACCGGTCTCTGCTCAGCTCGATCCACAATCCATAATCGTAATAATCATTGTTGCATCATTTCGAGAAACGAAAGTAATAACatcgaaaaataaaaaacgacAGGCTATAAAAAAGGAGggttttatttacagaaaCATACATTAACAAcaattaatatacatattacatcTAGGACGCGATCACATGCTCCGTAACATTAAATTAGATGAGATGACTAATGACTCGTTCGTTTAATTTAATGATGGGGAGCGCCGTAGGACGATGAGATGGAGGGGACTCCGTAGGATCCTGAGGGGGCGCCGATGGTGGTGTAAGAGGCGGAGTGCACGGGCGCGGAGTACGCGATGGAGGCGCCGTGGCCGCTGGAGTAGTCAGAGCCGCTGCTGGAGAAGCCGTGTCCACCGCTAGAGTATCCGTGTCCACCGCTGGAGTATCCGTGTCCACCGCTGGAGTAGCCGTGTCCACCGCTGGAGTAGCCGCTGGAGTAGCCGCTGTCGTAGCCGCCGGCGTAGCCAGCCTCAGCCTGGTGGTACTGAGCCACCTGGAGACCCTGCTGGATGTGGCCGAGCTCGATGCCGACGATCCTGTCGTGAGGCACGCCGTAGACGGGCGCGGGAGCTCCGTAGTGGGATGACACGCCGTGACCGTGGCTGCTGTGCGACTGGTAGGCGGACTGGTACGCCTGGTTCTGGATCTCGTCCTTCAGGATGATGTGCTTGATCTTCTCCAGTAGGTGGGGGTCGACGTGGTAGCCCTCCGAGGTCTGGTGTCCGACGGGCACCTGCTCGTAGTGGCCGCCGCTGCTGAGGCCGGAACCGTGGCTGAGGCCGGAGCCGTGGCCGTGGAGCTCCAGCAGCTGCACGGAGGACGAGGGCGCGTAGCTGTAGCCGCTCGGGGGCTCCGCCAGCGCGCAGCCGAGGACGGCGGACAGGACCACCTGGAATACACGGGATTATCAGTTCATCTATCtgatttacttttaaatgtttggGAGGTTGTTTATGCGTTTGAACTACAGTTAAAGTTTAAGTATAGGTTTTCTGACTAACGGAAATTTAAGATAAGATCACTCTCAAAAGGAAACGTTTTAgaaattataacattaaaaCCGACGGTTGGCTGACTCTCGGATGTGAGTATTGTTATTAGGAAGGCGCGAGATGCAACGAGAGCAGACCGTGTGAGGCAACAACAATCAGCATTATTAGCAGACACGCGTAATCTCATGAATTATTCAAATCCAACACATGATTTCATGGTACACTTTTTATCCAATTGAAACTCTTCTATTGACATGTTGCCAATGATCCTGATTGGTCACTTGAATCGGAATGTTCGGTTCGATTTGGGATTGAGATCACAACACAGCACTGATTTCACTGCAgtccaattttattttatttgcgaACTTACAAGACTCCACTTGGCCATTTTCACTAGTACACGCGTCCTTGCCGAGGTATGAGATTGGAATGATGTGGAGTGGTGTGGCCCCGTTCTTATATAGTGAGGATTCAGCTATGATGCGACTCCGCTACTTTTACTTTGGTTCGGACAGAGGCGGCGCTCTGCAGGATGCATTTTGCCCGAAGCGATATTCGCacctttttttttcaaaactgGTTGcaaccgtttttttttattggatCTTATTTtgtctatgtatttttaattaacctaTGCATGCTATTCTTGTTtcgaatataattattattaaagctTCTTATAGTTATGTTTATGATAAAGACAAAAAGAGCTTATAAgttcaaataaaaacatagacTTGTATTGATTCCGTAGCGCAGATAAATTActaatttcaatttaaattttctgAAACTTATCCTtcactaattataaaaaaatataattgttacAATTAGCTTATGGTACaaaggtttttatttaaatcttaatGGATGAAACCTCTGATATCAATTAACCCAAGTATGAAGCGTGTTCTCATTTtgccatatttttaaaatcttcAGTGTTTCAGGTTAGGCCCTGCAACCTTACACTACATTCTATTAGCAAtttgaaaactttttttactagaattaattttatgttagCACACAcatctattattatttcctCTGCAGTTAATTATGTCACGTGTGAAAATACGATATTATTGTCTTCTTCAtgtgtgtatttatttcttgCCTTGTTTACATTCAATGGAAAGtggttttgttttatattgaGGTCAATTCTGAGGTCATCTTGAACTGTTATTAAAGTCAATACActatacaaagaataaaatttacatgCTTTTTTGCGGTGAAGGTAATTTTAAACGCGTATGAACTAAAAGGTAATCAATTGTCAGTTTAAAGATGTAATAAAAGTGTAAAGTTGACTCAAAGTAGGTCAATGATTGTAAGTGTAACTTCGAgtgtaagtttttatttaacttgGACAAGTGTTCAAGAGTGTTCATTATTTCTGACGTCACTCTTCCACATTTGGTTTGCTTTTCCTTGTGTTAAGAACAAGGTCGTAATTATTGAAGTCCTTAAATGACTGATCGTGATCAGAGCTAACCGGAATTGAAATTAAGTTCAATAACCAGTAAAGGGTTGTTTTTGTAGtttttggaaataaattacttttaatgGTGCAGTAATATTTGTTTGCGTCATAAAAGGTCATGGTAGCTTTATTGTTAGCCAATAATTtagtataatatacctataattttgACATCGACATTATTGTGGTCCACCTCTACAGAATCATATTTATAGTGTGTTTTACAAAAAAGCGTTTGAACTAAGTATCCGGGAGGATTTTCCTTCATAAACCtgcaatttatttaaaagattatgtattattttgttgtacattaatgtacttacctgACTTTACAAATTAATCAAATTACTGTAAAAACACAACAACCTTGTAGTACCGAACATACTTTTTATTAAGTGATTGTAAGtaaatgtttaaatcaaaTTGGTCGGTTTTATCAAAGTTAAgcttaaaaaactttaaacataatgggccttaccacaaaaactcaACAAATTTTAGCGCTGTCttacgcctacaaaatctatcaaattttgtttaaaacactTCTTAAAAAGTGTAACAATTTTTTTGTGGAAGTACAGAATTAGTCTAATTGCGTAGGTACCGTTGCGTTGTGAACATAGGAACACGGGATAGTTCTACTACTTCTACTCCATGGATGCGATGTCGTACTTGATAGGATTAACGATACCCTGACGATACCCTATTGGTCATAGTCATCATCGGCCTttcatatcatcatcatcatcatcatctcagccataggaccttcactgctgaacataggcctcccccaatgatttccaccgcccgcatccagtgcttccccgcggacttgaCTATATCGTCCGTCCACCTCGCGGGGGGCCGCCCAAGGCTGCGCTTGccggtacgtggtctccaTTCGAGGACCCTTCGTGCGAATAAAATTACCCTCAAAATTCCTCATCAAGTTACTACTGGCCGCTAATATCTCCCATACCGTCACAAGAATCATCTTAGATGGAACGAGGTATAGAATTTGGGAACAGAATTAAGGCAACATACGATGTCACTGAGATTCTGTCATGAtaacgttttattttttggcaCACACTTAAGAgttttgaaatatacttacctaccaacgTACTTATACAGTCCCACATAGTACAATAAATTTTCGACACTGTCGTTTAATTGCATGTAAGCAACGGCATTTTAATTGCAAAAGTCATGTTAAAATTGCACATACTCACCTATATGGGATTCAGTGTGACTGTGACCTCTTGTACCACTAGCACACATTAACATAATTTTGAGACaaattaacataaaatgttGTAAATATAATTCAAAGTACCAACTAATAGTATAACAAAATCTTTTAGAAGCGCCAGCTAGACGCCAATgtcataaaacttttatttaatctattttttaatataagtatgtacctatatttttttgtgcttATTGGGCATAGGCTATTGAACTTAGGTCTAATCTCTGGGCAAtgtcaaaatattaattgaacttctcaaaaatcaaaatgaacTTCTTGCTTAAACAccctttttaattttcattatcatcatcagcggTAACAACTAACAGTTGCAAATTGCAACAATATCCATCAGAACATGTGTCATACACATCGTGTCACTCTACTTAACAGAAACATTCACTCATCTTGTATGGTCTAGTAACTTACTGATATTATCTCTTCATACACATTGCAAGGTCACTTAAGGCAGTTTGCACCAACATAAATTGGTCTAGCTAATAAATCATTCAGAATATAAGCAGTAAAAATTATCATTTAAACCACCGtgttaattacaataatttagtAACATAATTTGATAATCCAGGTGTATTTAAGAACGATAAATCGAACCCTGAGAAAACTTCTACCTGTGGGGCTACCACCACTGAACATTAACTGTTAACAATCCTTAGTAGCGACGCTAGCCtatcaaacatctgtcagatacAGACAAGTTACGTccgatttgacaagcgagcgacgTTGCTTATGGATTTTTAGTTCCTTATgagtcggtggtggtacgtaCGGTAGCTGTTCAAACATTTTTGACTTTAATGCTGAAGTCCTTCTAGAAATCCGGGTTGTGCCCATAACTACAAAATCGTGACATAATGAGGTCCATGTCCTAAGAGATCGACGTGGACGATTGCTGAACAGAAAAGTGTGCGATTTTGCACTGATAGTGAGGCCTGCGTGCTAGTTTCGGTGGCACGTGATGAAAACGCAACATTTTTTGGCAAAGAAGACTTTTAACTCTACCCAATAAGCGAGGTGTAATATGTTTGTATACTAGGGGAAGTACCTCTATAATTTTACATTCAAATAATAATGCATTTTTTCATCTgagtacattattatattattattgatttaaataatcaGATCACATACTAATTTGATACATATTTTGTGCATTTTCTCTTCTTCTTAAGCGCCACTgtaaggattagccagtcacaTTAGTCATCACGCCAGTTTGCACAAAGAAATTTCGTCGGCTTTAAATATATGCCTGACTCTATCTGTCCGTATAtcgtcaaagcaaggcagcaacACATATAAGGGCCTTACTACAAAAAGaatagacagtatttaacagatgtttagcgctgtcaaattcatacaaaatgTGTCAAATAACGTTTTAAGCAAtcgttaaacagtgtttatagttttttgtggtagcacagttaatgtcgacattcgcttaaagatttttttgtgtaaatcaACGACTGTCCTGAAGatcgagcgcgacggagaacttttgtcacgtcttaactgcggcccgtgctagcccttctgtacGTCACTATTTGGTACCTATAATGAATTAGTAAGGTTAGTAATGTGTGACTAAACAGCGTGTGTGATGACGTCATCGGTCACGGTGCCGTACGGCGCAGGGGAAAGGTATCCGAGATCCGACAAGAGATTGTGTTCAAGTTTAATACAACTGCGTTTCCATTCACCATTCTCTTAAggaaaaataatttgaatattcCTAGCAGTTACGTATGTAGTCTTTGTATAGAGATTTATAGGCGAATCAATCATAAGCACGAAGCACCTAGATGCATGAACCCAcaaacccgcagtggaccagcgtggtgggaaacaGTCCAAGCTACGGAAGGCTGTTTACACCTTTGGGATATGCACAGAGATTCCAATCGAGAGAGCCAGAttcaggtacttacacccccacagacaatagaatagaaccaattttacttagaaaacaaacatacacTTCATTTCGAGATATGCAACTAtggtcatcatcataatcacgacctatcacgttcccactgctggggcacgggtctccttccattAAAGGATAGAAGAACTATATTGTACCTTAAATAAACTATTACTcgatttattgaaataattaaaatattctcGCATCGTAAAGGACAATGGAAACGCGTGAATCGTTTAATTATCTGGCGTATTTCAAATCAGACGGACTGACCTGGAAGCACATCCGTTCACCGACACCACTCTTAttacataaaacattttatttcgtCATTAATCTAGAGTTTGAATGAGTATGTCTGAttgttgttaaattattttattcgaTGTTTCCGCGCATCAACTTTTAAGGATAGTatctaagtaagtaggtatacctaatgGTTTTTTCAAATGTCTGATCTATTGAAATTAAAGAATACACATAGATAAACACAATATGGGTATTTATTACTAAGTTGACAACCTTTACCTGGTTGTGCCTGAAGGAGAGGCCTGGCCTTTTTAATCACTGACTAGGTACTTTGGGACTATGCTGCCCATGTCCGATACTATTTTATGGTGATTAATGGTATTTAGATGTAGGATGATTAAACTCTCTTACCTCTAGAATTCAGAAAAAAGTTATACCTAGTAGGTATACTAATGTTTAGaatattcaaatttaattatcatTAAATTACTGTTAACGCCACAAAGTCTAACTTtcgtattaataaaaaaatcataaaaacgTGAAGTCTTCAACATTACTGTATCagtaaaataagataaaagaATCTGTTCAAGTTAATTTTAGAGAGTCGTTTTTTTACAACTAACCAAAATCATAGTgtactacataatatttataggtatctgttgggtattttttataacttgaCAGCAGAGTGTGTTCTCCATAGCCTCTTCAACTCCTACAAGCATTTGGTTAAGTACTTTCAAGTAATAGGTTACGTAACTATGTAAATGCATGTTCTCAGCTACTCGATGCTATAAAAACCGATTTTGTAAAAGTCCAAAATGGACAGTCACTCCTCTTCCCAGCGATCTCATTACAAATTATGGCCTTTACGCAATCAAGAAGCAATTCTATATCATTTGCATAACGTAATAAAGGTGATATCGATGTgaaatgttattgttttgtaaggAAACCGTCTATACAATCTGATTCAGTTTTACTAGTACTCTTTTTATAGATTCTTCAGCTCTTATTGAAAAGTGTTAAAggataattttgtataactGCTACTGATGTCAGGTTACTTTATTTAGTGAACGGATGGAGTGATCTGGATTTTCATAATTCAGAAAGGCATCACTCATGTTGCATCAATTTCATTCTTCATCTTCATCAGTCAATACGTCCACTGCTTGCAATACTAGACGACTAAAACAGCTAAAACCTttgttgataataattattattttatcctGTTTCTGGTTTttgctaaaaaaatattttagaatagaatatttctATATTACGAAAGGGTTGTTGGTTTGTTAGAAGATTACTTATATGACTCTATGACCAGCTCACTGCTTTGTAAGCTTTCTGTATTAAGTTGTAAACTATGGCTGTTCATTTGTATTCTAATGAGTTCtgttcataatttattaaatttctgataaatttaatatgttttatcTATTGCCAAAATACTCTCAACTACAATATATCAAAATCTCTGTGTATGCTGTGTAAATTTACCTCAGCCTTGTTCAATTTCCTTATGATATAGTTAGTATGAAGTAAGTTGTACTCTTGTACTTACACCCGTATTTATAAACAAGTAAGTGATTACTTGAGTAAATACAATTTTCATTCTACAGTTTAGTATTGGCTTCTATTGGCTTGAAGTTAGACCTGTCAATTCCGATACAGAATAAAACTTTGTATGAAGAATTCTAGTGTCaagtaattacttaattaacaaataataataaataataaataataaataataatacgtgaggacatctcacacacggccatcccaccccaagctaggcagagcctgtattatgggtatcggacagctgatatatctacacaaatacatagatagatacatattaaatataaatatcaacaaccaagacccgagtacaaatatttgtctttaaacaaatatctggctcagccgggaatcgaacccgggaccttcggcatagaagtcagggtcactaaccactacaccagtcggccgtcaataaaaataattcagcAACAAGTAATCACTTCTTTATAAATACGGGTGTTAGTTcttattgaaatttaaataatgaactaaaaataaaacttagtaTAAATCCAATTGCATAACATTAAAAACTCGCAACTGGAAACAGGTCCAGGTCACATCCGTCCGTACCGACCTCAAACTCTGAAACTACTTTTTAAACCGAAAACATTCACAGGATGGCCTcgaaagtatttataaaacaacaataattaCGCTCAAAATTGAACTGCACTTGTCAGAGTCGCTCACTGGACCAGCTTTGAGTGCATTACGAAATTAATAAAGCATTTTGAAGGTAAATCTTGATGATTCAATAATTCTGCGGTTACAAATGCATTATAAAATGAGAATGCACTTCTTTTTAAAACTGAGCAAGGGCGTGACCAATGAGCGAGTAAGGTTTCGCCATTATCTGCatctaaattatataaaagGAAAA is a window from the Plutella xylostella chromosome 10, ilPluXylo3.1, whole genome shotgun sequence genome containing:
- the LOC105380924 gene encoding prisilkin-39, which codes for MAKWSLVVLSAVLGCALAEPPSGYSYAPSSSVQLLELHGHGSGLSHGSGLSSGGHYEQVPVGHQTSEGYHVDPHLLEKIKHIILKDEIQNQAYQSAYQSHSSHGHGVSSHYGAPAPVYGVPHDRIVGIELGHIQQGLQVAQYHQAEAGYAGGYDSGYSSGYSSGGHGYSSGGHGYSSGGHGYSSGGHGFSSSGSDYSSGHGASIAYSAPVHSASYTTIGAPSGSYGVPSISSSYGAPHH